In the Thermomicrobiales bacterium genome, GAAGCGACATTGTCCCGCGGTGTAACGATCATCAGTAGCGATAAGACGGCGCTCGCGAAGCCGATCAGGGACGTGTTGCTGCCGGGTGCGCCCCGGCCGGCCGGCATTGCGCGGGTCGAGTGGGCGACCGGAACCGCCAGTGGAGCCCCCGATCTTCTGCTCGGAGCGCCGCTCCTGCCGGGAATTCAGCTCCCACCAGGCTACATCCCGGTGACGATGCCGGCGGGATCACGCGGCAACGTTGAAGTGCTCGCGATAGACCGATTGACTCGCCAGCCCATCCTTGTTCGCGCGAAGATCGGTGGTGGGACAGTCATCCATGCAGTGCCCCACTGGTGGCAACAGTCCGTCCACTGCGGGACCGCGGTTGACCGCCGTCGCCTGGCCGACATTCCTGCATTCGCGGACCTCAGCGATTCGGTCGGCGATGTCAGGTTCGGGGAGCTGCAGGCGGCCCGATCGATGATGATGGGTCTGCTTCGCGCGCTGCGGCCACGGTTGAGATAGGCTGCCATGGGTCGGGAACAGGAAACGCGTCGCGTCGCGAGATTGCTTGAGATCATCTGGCTCATCCAGGCAGCGCCGCGCTACTGGACGCGGCAGCGGCTGGCCGAACGTTTCGAGGTCTCGGTTCGATCGATTACCAGTGACATTCAGGTGATCCGACATCGACTCGCGTGGGACGTGCGGACTGAACGAGGCTCGGGATACCACTTTCACGGCCCTGTGCCGCGACTACCGTCTGTGAATTACTCCGTGCCCGAGGCACTCGCGCTGATCCTGGCCGCGCAAGCGGGCATGAACTATGGCGGGGTGCCTCAGGAGGAGCTTGGCTCCGCAATCCGACGCCTGACGTCGGTGTTTCCGGAGGATCTGCGTCGCTTCATCGAGCAGTCCGGCGTCACGCCAGCCTCACCTGCGGATGACCGCCGCACAGCGCTACTCAGCACGGCCGCCTCAGCGATCTCTCGTAGCCATTGCCTGGCGCTGACATACAGAGTCGCATCGCGCGGAGGCGAAGAGACAGAGCGAGTCATCGATCCGCTGGCGATTCTGCCCTACGACAAGTCGTGGCAACTCGTCGGCTATTGCCATCTCCGGCAGGCTGTCCGCGTCTTCAAGATCGACCGGATCAAGAAGCTCGATATTCTGCCCCAACGATTCAATCGACCCGCGGGTTTCGATCTCGGCCAATTCCTCGCATCCGGATGGGGGATAATGCGCGGCCTCGACGCGCCGGTGGACGACGTCACTCTCCTGTTTCGCCCGCCCGCATCGGAGTGGGTTGCCGAGGGAGAATGGCACGAGGGGGAGATCATCGAACGACAGCCAGACGGTTCGATCATCTATCGCGCCTCGATCCAGGTGACACCGGAGTTTCAGCGCTGGGTGCTGCGCTATGGCAGGATGGTCGATATCATTGCCCCGAGCCATCTTCGGGACTGGCTCGTTGCCGAGGCGCGCGCGATCCTCGATCGCGCCGAGACTGCATAGCGCGCGCGGCACATCCGACGCGAAAGTCTCCCCATACCGCGACCGTGCAGCAGGTCGTGTACGACTGTTGAGAAGTGAGCCGCATATGGCGCCAAAGATGCACCCGTTTCCTAATCCGGTTGATTCCGCGCGTCAGGTCTTTCAGATCGTGCGCGAGATCTCGTTTGACGACATCGAGATGGCGGCGCTCAGACATCCGCGAATCGCGGTTGTCTCCACGACTGCGCAGGATGCGCGTCAGGCAGCGCTTGACATTTTCGGCCCGGAGGCTCGCATGAGTGTCGTTGCCTGCGGCGAAGACGAGGCGCTGCCGGAGCATGCAGACCTGATACTCGTTGAGGACGCCGCGTGGCGCGCGCG is a window encoding:
- a CDS encoding transcriptional regulator, with protein sequence MGREQETRRVARLLEIIWLIQAAPRYWTRQRLAERFEVSVRSITSDIQVIRHRLAWDVRTERGSGYHFHGPVPRLPSVNYSVPEALALILAAQAGMNYGGVPQEELGSAIRRLTSVFPEDLRRFIEQSGVTPASPADDRRTALLSTAASAISRSHCLALTYRVASRGGEETERVIDPLAILPYDKSWQLVGYCHLRQAVRVFKIDRIKKLDILPQRFNRPAGFDLGQFLASGWGIMRGLDAPVDDVTLLFRPPASEWVAEGEWHEGEIIERQPDGSIIYRASIQVTPEFQRWVLRYGRMVDIIAPSHLRDWLVAEARAILDRAETA